Proteins encoded together in one Telopea speciosissima isolate NSW1024214 ecotype Mountain lineage chromosome 6, Tspe_v1, whole genome shotgun sequence window:
- the LOC122663696 gene encoding glutelin type-D 1-like has product MELELGPKIAQKAFEGEGGSYYSWTSAELPILSQAKVGAGKLILHPLGLALPHYSDTSKIGMVVQGKGRIGMIFPKASQQKVVEIEEGDVIPVPLASVSWWLNDGESKLIVIFLGDTSKAHSPGNFTYFLLAGAKGIFTGFSTDFVSRACDLDEEETNKVVKSQHGVLIVKLKEGTNMPQPSKANKQEVIFNIEAALPDINVKNGGQVVVLSNKKFPLLGEVGLSVKHVKLDANAMCAPEFSSDSAVQVIYIVKGSGRVQVVGINSERVLDTTVKDGDLFVVPSVFVVSTVAGDEGIEWFSMATTTQPFFSHLVGKTSLWKTLSPQVLQASLNLTLEEAEIFSSKMSKNSVLIPAPPM; this is encoded by the exons ATGGAGTTAGAATTAGGACCCAAGATTGCCCAGAAGGCttttgaaggagaaggtggATCTTACTATAGCTGGACAAGTGCTGAACTTCCCATACTTAGCCAAGCTAAGGTTGGTGCAGGGAAGCTCATTCTACACCCCCTTGGTCTAGCTTTACCCCACTATTCTGATACCTCTAAGATTGGCATGGTAGTTCAAG GAAAGGGAAGAATTGGAATGATATTTCCAAAAGCTTCACAACAGAAGGTGGTGGAGATTGAGGAAGGTGATGTTATACCTGTACCACTTGCTTCTGTTTCATGGTGGTTAAACGATGGCGAGTCCAAATTGATTGTAATCTTCTTAGGTGACACATCTAAGGCTCACAGTCCGGGCAATTTCACATATTTCTTATTAGCCGGAGCCAAGGGAATCTTCACTGGTTTCTCGACCGACTTTGTTAGTAGAGCTTGTGATttagatgaagaagaaacaaataagGTTGTGAAAAGCCAACATGGTGTCTTAATTGTCAAGCTTAAAGAAGGAACCAACATGCCTCAGCCTTCCAAAGCTAACAAACAAGAAGTAATCTTTAACATTGAGGCTGCATTGCCGGACATTAATGTTAAAAATGGTGGACAAGTGGTGGTTCTATCAAACAAGAAATTTCCATTATTGGGAGAAGTTGGGTTGAGTGTCAAGCATGTAAAACTTGATGCTAATGCAATGTGTGCACCAGAATTCTCCTCAGATTCAGCAGTTCAAGTGATCTACATTGTCAAAGGCAGTGGCAGAGTACAAGTTGTGGGCATTAACAGTGAACGCGTCTTGGACACAACGGTTAAAGATGGTGATTTGTTCGTCGTGCCAAGCGTCTTTGTGGTCAGTACAGTTGCTGGAGATGAAGGAATTGAGTGGTTCTCTATGGCTACCACAACACA GCCTTTCTTCAGTCACTTGGTTGGGAAGACATCACTGTGGAAAACTCTCTCTCCACAAGTTCTCCAAGCTTCTTTGAATCTCACTCTTGAGGAAGCTGAAATTTTTAGTTCGAAGATGAGCAAGAATTCCGTTTTAATCCCTGCGCCGCCGATGTAA
- the LOC122665892 gene encoding pentatricopeptide repeat-containing protein At3g46790, chloroplastic-like, translating to MATLLPSFSCSGGSIQIHSFLIKCGFESDIFVSTALIDTYAKCGFVNSARQVFNEIPSKNVVSWNSVITSYTQNGNAQEALKLFVELQTARDIRPDSYSIVTALCSCANLASLRQGKELHGYVYRACLGGIVIVGNGLIHMYGKCGALELSEMVFDKMQEKDVGSWTALINCYGLNGQGSKAISIFEKMKQTSSVIPNPVTWIAVLSACSHSHLKEDGFRYFKEMSADFGVKPNMKHYVCMVDMLGRAGHFQEALKFINDMPLQTNAQIWQALLGAATVQGDTAVAELAAKQLIKLVPENDDLQVQLANIYANAGRWDDVERLRGRVCSRRPQKNPGISLIQVVQ from the coding sequence ATGGCTACCCTCCTTCCAAGCTTCTCTTGTTCTGGAGGATCAATCCAGATTCACAGTTTCTTGATTAAGTGTGGCTTTGAGTCAGATATCTTTGTCTCTACTGCGTTAATTGACACATATGCAAAATGTGGGTTTGTCAACTCAGCTCGGCAGGTCTTCAATGAGATACCCAGTAAAAATGTAGTTTCTTGGAATTCAGTGATCACAAGCTATACCCAGAATGGAAATGCCCAAGAAGCACTCAAACTTTTTGTCGAGTTGCAGACTGCTAGGGACATACGACCAGATTCATATTCCATTGTAACAGCCCTTTGTTCATGTGCCAACTTAGCCTCACTCAGACAGGGGAAGGAGTTACATGGTTATGTATATAGAGCTTGTTTAGGAGGTATAGTCATTGTTGGTAATGGACTCATTCATATGTATGGAAAGTGTGGAGCTTTAGAGCTTTCAGAGATGGTCTTTGATAAGATGCAGGAGAAGGATGTGGGTTCATGGACAGCACTCATTAATTGCTATGGATTAAATGGACAGGGTTCTAAAGCCATTTCTATCTTTGAAAAAATGAAGCAAACATCATCTGTAATCCCCAATCCAGTAACTTGGATTGCAGTTCTCTCAGCGTGCAGTCATTCCCATCTCAAAGAAGATGGGTTCAGGTATTTCAAAGAAATGTCTGCTGATTTTGGTGTGAAACCCAACATGAAGCACTATGTTTGCATGGTGGATATGCTGGGAAGGGCAGGACATTTTCAAGAGGCCTTGAAGTTCATCAATGATATGCCACTTCAAACTAATGCGCAAATATGGCAAGCACTGCTTGGGGCTGCAACAGTTCAAGGGGACACAGCAGTTGCAGAGCTGGCCGCGAAGCAACTTATTAAGTTAGTACCTGAAAATGATGATCTTCAGGTACAGTTAGCAAACATATACGCAAATGCTGGCCGGTGGGATGATGTTGAAAGGTTACGAGGAAGAGTATGTTCCAGGAGACCTCAAAAAAACCCTGGGATAAGCTTGATTCAGGTTGTGCAATAG
- the LOC122665057 gene encoding short-chain dehydrogenase reductase ATA1, whose product MSSNFRLKGKVTIITGGARGIGATTAKLFALNGAHVIIADILDEIGTSLAESIDGRYIHCDVAKESDVESAVQLALTWKGHLDIMFNNAGISGMDGSIANLDMDKLNGLLAVNVNGMVHGIKQAARAMIKAQSGCIICTSSSAALMGGLGSHGYSLSKEAILGLAKSAACELGMYGIRVNCISPHGIPSEMLVDGYRYVLKEPEMSLDDLQKRFTKKDKVLRGRNGSMEDVAQAALFLASDEAGFITGHNLVIDGGFTTCFTELRLMYQ is encoded by the coding sequence ATGTCTTCTAATTTTAGGTTGAAGGGCAAAGTTACAATTATAACAGGTGGTGCAAGAGGGATTGGAGCAACTACAGCCAAGCTGTTTGCACTTAATGGAGCTCATGTTATCATCGCGGATATCCTCGACGAAATCGGTACCAGCCTAGCCGAATCGATAGACGGCCGCTACATACATTGCGATGTGGCAAAGGAATCTGACGTGGAATCAGCGGTCCAGCTGGCATTAACATGGAAAGGACACCTAGACATCATGTTCAACAATGCTGGCATTTCAGGAATGGATGGGAGCATAGCTAACTTGGACATGGATAAGCTAAATGGCCTATTAGCAGTTAACGTTAATGGAATGGTTCATGGGATCAAACAGGCGGCACGAGCCATGATCAAGGCTCAATCAGGGTGCATCATATGTACTTCAAGCTCTGCAGCACTCATGGGTGGTTTAGGTTCTCATGGATACTCATTGTCTAAGGAAGCCATCCTTGGGTTGGCAAAGAGTGCAGCTTGTGAATTAGGGATGTATGGGATCCGTGTGAATTGTATTTCTCCACATGGGATTCCTTCAGAAATGCTTGTCGACGGGTACCGATATGTCTTAAAAGAGCCGGAGATGTCGCTGGATGACTTGCAGAAGCGATTCACGAAAAAGGATAAAGTATTGCGTGGGAGGAATGGCAGCATGGAAGATGTGGCACAAGCTGCCCTCTTTCTTGCTAGTGACGAAGCTGGATTCATAACAGGGCATAATCTGGTGATAGATGGGGGATTCACTACTTGCTTTACTGAATTGAGACTCATGTATCAGTGA
- the LOC122665108 gene encoding beta-1,3-galactosyltransferase pvg3-like encodes MFVGDLIYLLLTTSHKHLTNIMLGRWLVLTILPCLAIFLFFFFFNLHMNSPLMVVSNNAITLKNPPRRQAQFSLLIGILTRPDAYDRRHFLRLIYGIQSSPIADIDIKFVFCNLTKDDQRVLIALEILRFDDIIILNCTENMNSGKTYTYFSSLPRILSHSYDYVMKADDDVFLRLVPLAASLDPLPRIDLYYGFVIPCNSLNPFVEYMSGMGFILSWDLVEWIAESSIPANDTHGPEDKLVGKWLKMGKKAKNRFSNKPAMYDYPGTNGRCSHELIADTVAVHRLKRWDQWLAALKFFNVTKGLEPSKLYNI; translated from the coding sequence ATGTTTGTGGGTGACTTGATCTACTTGCTTCTCACAACCTCACACAAACACTTGACAAATATAATGCTTGGGAGATGGCTGGTTCTAACTATCTTACCCTGTCTTGctatatttctcttcttcttcttctttaacctTCATATGAATTCTCCTTTGATGGTGGTGTCTAATAATGCTATTACCTTAAAAAACCCACCTCGCCGACAAGCTCAATTCAGCCTCCTAATAGGAATCCTCACACGCCCAGATGCCTATGACCGCCGCCACTTCCTTCGCCTCATCTATGGCATCCAATCTTCTCCCATTGCTGATATCGACATAAAATTCGTCTTCTGCAACCTCACCAAAGATGATCAACGGGTACTAATCGCACTCGAAATTCTCCGTTTTGATGACATTATCATCCTCAATTGTACTGAGAATATGAACTCTGGGAAGACCTACACCTACTTCTCTTCACTTCCTCGCATCCTCTCCCACAGTTATGACTATGTCATGAAAGCCGACGATGATGTCTTCCTAAGGTTAGTACCATTGGCTGCATCACTTGATCCATTGCCAAGGATAGATTTGTATTATGGTTTTGTCATCCCCTGCAATAGCCTTAATCCATTCGTCGAATACATGTCGGGCATGGGGTTTATATTGTCTTGGGATCTCGTCGAATGGATTGCAGAGTCTAGCATTCCTGCAAATGATACACATGGCCCTGAGGATAAATTGGTCGGAAAATGGTTGAAGATGGGGAAGAAGGCTAAGAACCGGTTTTCAAATAAACCGGCAATGTATGATTATCCAGGGACTAATGGGAGGTGCTCACATGAGCTTATAGCAGATACTGTGGCAGTTCACAGGCTAAAGAGATGGGATCAATGGTTAGCTGCACTAAAATTCTTCAATGTCACCAAGGGGCTTGAACCTTCAAAACTGTACAATATTTGA
- the LOC122665893 gene encoding uncharacterized protein LOC122665893 codes for MGQEYFTKFISIVPHHSITLDFMPSNVMIEGSCLTSHVLLCSINNNNFKNLLYYVCKLTTREWVKLPNPKSRCTTMKMAIKQYDSFHFKIIRFSWSRHNGPYTHWEIFDSKKWAWLKYNEYKKLPLFTFVYGLEVVSKGYYFHWQIIINNKKMILAFNIDCENWKLISFPKHLEMLNSDFCIDKELVECEGDHGVMYSTKAWMELWIMEDYSNQLWEKKYRVSLEVLNREIPWKRLLALYTIDVALMYGFGKLIWYDCKKEVQIDVVEAQFETIVGVHAFQSDFTPCNVLATPSQRMMEC; via the coding sequence ATGGGTCAAGAATACTTCACCAAATTCATATCTATCGTCCCTCATCACTCCATAACTCTTGACTTCATGCCTAGTAACGTCATGATTGAAGGTTCGTGCCTTACCTCTCATGTTCTTCTTTGTTCCATCAACAACAATAATTTCAAAAACCTTCTTTACTATGTTTGTAAACTCACTACTAGAGAATGGGTTAAActtccaaaccctaaatctcgTTGCACCACCATGAAGATGGCTATCAAGCAATATGATTCTTTCCATTTCAAGATAATTCGATTTTCATGGTCTAGACACAATGGTCCATATACCCATTGGGAGATATTTGATTCCAAGAAATGGGCTTGGCTTAAATACAATGAGTATAAGAAGTTGCCTTTGTTTACATTTGTTTATGGGCTTGAAGTAGTTTCTAAAGGTTACTACTTCCATTGGCAAATTATCATCAACAACAAGAAAATGATTCTTGCATTCAACATTGATTGTGAGAATTGGAAATTGatttcatttccaaaacatttAGAAATGTTGAATAGTGATTTTTGCATTGATAAGGAATTGGTGGAGTGTGAAGGTGATCATGGAGTGATGTATAGTACTAAAGCATGGATGGAGCTTTGGATCATGGAGGATTACTCAAACCAATTATGGGAGAAGAAATATAGAGTGAGTTTAGAAGTTTTGAATCGAGAAATTCCATGGAAGCGATTATTAGCTTTGTACACCATTGATGTGGCTTTGATGTATGGATTTGGTAAGTTAATTTGGTATGATTGTAAGAAAGAGGTTCAAATTGATGTGGTGGAGGCTCAATTTGAAACCATTGTTGGTGTTCATGCTTTCCAATCTGATTTCACACCCTGCAATGTTTTGGCCACACCGTCTCAAAGAATGATGGAATGTTAA